The stretch of DNA AAGACCGCCGAGAAGAAGGCCACATCCAGGCGCAACATGCCCTGGAGCATCAAGGGCGTTTCGCCGGAAGCGCGCGAGGCGGCCCGCAAGGCTGTCGAATCCGGCGACATGACGATGGGCGAATGGCTGAGCGAGGCGATCCGGGCCGTGGCGGCCGAGGAGCGCGGCGTCGCTTCGGCACCGGAACCGGCTGCCGCACAGACTGAGGTCACCGAGGACAGGCTGGAGCCGCTGGCCGAGCGCATCGCCGCCGCCGAGCGCCGCACTGCGCTTATGGTAGCGCCGCTGCATGAATTGCTGGAAACCATCGCGCGGCGGCTGGAGGGGCTGGAAAACCGCCTGCCTTCTGCCCCGGCACCGACCAGCGCTCCGCAGCCTGAGAGTCCCCCCGCCGCTGATATGGCTGACACAGGTAACACCGAGCCTACGCCGCCCGAGGGTCGGCCCTGACTGCCATCGCCGGGCGGGTTGGTATTCCGCTGTTTTTTCGGACATACTGACATACGTACGGTTCCTATTCGGGGGCAGGCATGGCGCAGATATCGCCCTGGAGTGTGAAGGGGGTTTCCCCCGAAGACCGCGAGGCGGCAAAGCGGGCCGCGCGCCAGGCCGGGCTGCCGGTGGGTGCCTGGCTCAGCCAGGCCATCCGCCATGCCGGCCAGGAGCCGACCAACAGACCGGTCGGCGGTCCTGCGAGCGGAACGCCCACGCCCGATCCTGATCAGGCGGCGGAGATCATCGCATTGCACGGCGACGTCGCAATCCTGACCGCCCGGCTGGATGCGTTGAGCGATACCGTGGCCCGGCTGAAGGGCGATCTGGCGGCACTGGCCGACGAAAGCAGCGCGCAGGCAGCCGCACGGAACAGCGCGCCCGGCACGGAACCAGGAGAGATACCGCTGGATGTCCAGGCCGCGCAGGCGGCGCTGGAGCGGGCGGTTCTGCGCCTGTCCGACCGGCTGCGGGTGCTGGAGGAAGAAACCGAGCAGGTGCGGAGCCGAAAGTCAGCGGGGCTCCTGAGGCGGCTTTTCGGCGGTCGCTGACAGCATCGGTACTACCAGACTTAACAGGCAGCCCCTTCACGGTATAGGATGGTAGGGTCAGGACTACCAAGCGCCGACATGCCGGCCCGGAAAAGGCTATAGGATGCGAAAGGCTGGTTCCAAAGCCACGCCCTGGAGTGTGAAGGGCATTGATGACGCGACGCGGGACGTCGCGCGCGAAGCCGCGCAGGAAGCCGGCCTGACCCTTGGCGCCTGGATCGACCGGGCTATCCTGCGCCATGCCGGCATCACCCCGATTCCCGCCAATGACGCGTCTGGCGGCGGTGCCGGCACCGAAGCGGATGCAGACCAGCTGGAGACGGAGGTCGCTGCCGCCGAAGGGCGGATCGAAGGGCAGCTCCGCCCGGTCGGGCTGGCGGTAGCGCGTATCGCGCAGCGCATGGTGCAGCTGGAGCGCGGCCTGAAATCCCTGCCGCCCGACTGGCCGTCCACCCTTACGGTCGCCCCGCCGGCAAGTGATTCCGTCACCGGCGAAGTTCCTACAGGTGAGGACCATGTTCCCGGCGGCATGGCTGAGGATGAGCCGGAAGACGAAATCGTCTTTCCGGCAACGGCAGACGAAGCGAAACCCGATCCGGCTGAGGAAGATTGGGATGCGCGCTGGAACCAGTTCAAGACGGAGCTGGCCGCCGAAACCACGGACGACGCACCATCGGCTGCAGACCCGACAGAGGAAAAGAAACCCGCGCCGACCCCGGCACCAACAGCTTCAGCACTGCCTCAGAGGCCCGTGCGCCGCCATATCCCGGGAAAGTTGATCGTCGGTGGCCTCGTCCTGGTCATTGGCGTGGGCAGCGGCATCGCCCTGATGAGCCAGAGCGAGCGGCTTGGCGTGAAGCCGGCCTTGCAACGCACGGCGGATGCGGTCATTGGGCTTGGCGAGGATATTCAGGCGGCGTTGCGGAATGGCACGCGCTGGGTTGAGGATCGGGCGTGGCAGCTGCGGGGTGGCCGCGAGGAAACCGACAGCAGCAGCGCGGCGCCGGCATCCCCGGAAGGGCCGACAGCATCCGCGCCGGCTGCGCTCGAAGCCGCTCCACCCGCTATGCCGCAACCTCCGATTCAGGGAATACCGCAGGAAGCGGCTAAGCCAAGCCCTTCATCTGCCGGCAGCCCCTCACCCGCAACGCCCGCTCCGAAGGCCCCCCTGCCCGTACCGCCGAAGGCGGCGCCGGAACCCACAGCGTCTGGCGATACCAGTGCGGCTGCGGGCCCATCAATTGCCGCCCTGCCGGACAGAAGCACCAAACCTGTTGAGACGAAACCAGCCGCCAGCGCGCCGAAGGCTGCTGCGCCGGGCTTCGCCGGCCTTGTGGAGCAGCGCGCGCGGCAGGGCGATCCGGAGGCACAGCACGATCTGGCGGTGCTCTATGCGACCGGCGATGGCCGTCCGCAGGACATGCGCGAGGCTGCCTACTGGTTCCGTGAGGCGGCGATTCAGGGCGTGCCTGGGGCGCAGTACAATCTCGGTGTGCTCTACGAAAAGGGCACCGGCGTTCAGCAGGATGATGTCCGCGCCCTGCTCTGGTACCACAGCGCGGCCGAGCGCAATCACCCGCGGGCGCAATATAATCTGGGGCTGTTCTATGCGCAGGGGCGCGGCATACCGGTGAATTATGCCGAAGCCCGCAAATGGTTGCGCCGCGCCAGCGATCAGGGGATGACGCCGGCGCTGTTCGAGCTGGGACAGATGGAAGAACGCGGGCTGGGCGACGCACCGGACCGGAGCAAGGCCCGCGCGCTCTATGCCCAGGCGGCCGCGCTGGGCGATCAGGCGGCGGCGGAACGGCTTGTCGCCATGCCGCTCGACAACAGCCCGCCACCGGCCGCCAGCGCCGGTAGTGCCAGCAAGGGCGAGGCTGTTGCGGCGACGTCATCGCCGCTCTCGCCGGAGGCCGAGCGCGAGACGATCCGCGCGATCCAGCACATCCTGATCCGCCTTGGTTATGAAATCGGCGCCGCCGACGGGCTGCTGGGCGACCGCACGCGCGAGGGCATCCGCGATTATCAGCGGCGTCACGACCTGCCGGTGAATGGCACGCCTTCGGCGCTGCTGCTGCAGCATATGTTGCAGGTCATGAGCAAGGACCCTGCCGCCGGTGCCCCTCCGGCAAGTCCGACAGCCGCAAGGTCGAGCGTTCGCTAAGTCGGCGTCCGCTAGGCCGGGCGCAGCCTTGTCGCGCAGACCCACCAACCGGGTTCCGCCGCCCGCAGGATGTCGGCGCCGGCCTTTGCCGATTCTACGTCGCGCATAAGGGCAAAGCAGGTAGGACCGCTGCCCGACAGCCGTGCCAGCAAACAGCCTGGCAAGGCCTGAAGCCGGTCCAGCACCCTCCCGATCTGCGGCACGAGGGTGCGGGCTGCCTCCGTCAGATCGTTGCGTTGGGCGCGGAGAACATCCAGCAGCGCGGCTGGGTCCTCGGGGAGTATGACCGGTGCCGCCGCGCCAAAATCACCGGTCCGGGCGCGGAAGACATCGGGGGTGGAGAGCGGCACACCGGGATTGACCAGCAGGACAGGTAGTGCCGGCAGTGCGAGCAGCGGATCCAGCTGTTCGCCCATACCCTTCAGCCGGGAAGGCCGGCCCAGCAGACAGGCCGGTACGTCAGCCCCCAATCTCAACCCCAGCTCGGCCAGCCGGTCGGCTGGCATTTCCAGTCCCCACAGGCGGATGAGGGCGCGCAGCGTCGCGGCGGCGTCCGCCGATCCGCCGCCAATGCCGGCGGCGACCGGCAGGTTCTTCTCCAGCGTCAGGGCAACATCCGGCCTCCGGTCAGCTTCCTCGCCAAGCAGTCGGGCGGCGCGCAACACCAGATTATCGGCTTCGCCTCTCAGGGCTCCGGCAAACGGACCCGTAACCGAAAGGCGCAGGGAATCGGCGGGCTCCGCGATAATCCGGTCGCCGGTTTCGGTGAAAGCGACCAGGCTGTCCAGCAGATGGTAGCCATCCGGGCGGCGGCCCGTGACATGCAGGAACAGGTTCAGCTTGGCGGGGGCATCCGCCGAAACGGCGGCGGCGGTCATCCGTCGCGTTTCGCGGGGTCGGAAAGCCCGTCCTTCAGCTTCTTCTCGACCGATTCGATCAGGCTCTTGTCCTCGGGCTTCAGCGTAAGCACGCGCTGCCACTGGAACTGGGCCTCAAGCTTCCGGCCGACCTGCCAATAGGCATCGCCCAGATGATCGTTGATGACTGGATCGTTCGGCTGCAGCTCGATGGCGCGTTCCAGCTGGCGCACCGCATCCTCGAAACGTCCTTTGCGGTAGAGGATCCAGCCCAGGCTGTCGACGATGTAGCCATCCGTCGGCCGCTGCGCGACGGCGCGCTCGATCATCTCATGTGCCTCGTCCAGCCTTATGCCCTGATCGGTCCAGGAATAGGCCAGGTAGTTCAACACCAGCGGCTGTTCCGGCTGCAATTCCAGCGCCTTCTGGAAATCCTGCTCGGCCTTGTCCCACTGCTTGGCACGTTCATGGGCGATGCCCCGGACATAGTAGAGCGTCCAGTTTGCCCCTTCCGGACCATCGATACGCGCCATTGCCGCATCGTAGGCCTCCGCCGCCTCTATATATTTCTCCGCGCCCCGCAGCAGGTCGCCAACCCGGACCAGCGCCTCGTGCCGGTCCTTGTTCTGGTCCGACAGGCTGC from Oceanibaculum indicum P24 encodes:
- a CDS encoding 4-(cytidine 5'-diphospho)-2-C-methyl-D-erythritol kinase, producing MTAAAVSADAPAKLNLFLHVTGRRPDGYHLLDSLVAFTETGDRIIAEPADSLRLSVTGPFAGALRGEADNLVLRAARLLGEEADRRPDVALTLEKNLPVAAGIGGGSADAAATLRALIRLWGLEMPADRLAELGLRLGADVPACLLGRPSRLKGMGEQLDPLLALPALPVLLVNPGVPLSTPDVFRARTGDFGAAAPVILPEDPAALLDVLRAQRNDLTEAARTLVPQIGRVLDRLQALPGCLLARLSGSGPTCFALMRDVESAKAGADILRAAEPGWWVCATRLRPA
- a CDS encoding SEL1-like repeat protein, with the translated sequence MRKAGSKATPWSVKGIDDATRDVAREAAQEAGLTLGAWIDRAILRHAGITPIPANDASGGGAGTEADADQLETEVAAAEGRIEGQLRPVGLAVARIAQRMVQLERGLKSLPPDWPSTLTVAPPASDSVTGEVPTGEDHVPGGMAEDEPEDEIVFPATADEAKPDPAEEDWDARWNQFKTELAAETTDDAPSAADPTEEKKPAPTPAPTASALPQRPVRRHIPGKLIVGGLVLVIGVGSGIALMSQSERLGVKPALQRTADAVIGLGEDIQAALRNGTRWVEDRAWQLRGGREETDSSSAAPASPEGPTASAPAALEAAPPAMPQPPIQGIPQEAAKPSPSSAGSPSPATPAPKAPLPVPPKAAPEPTASGDTSAAAGPSIAALPDRSTKPVETKPAASAPKAAAPGFAGLVEQRARQGDPEAQHDLAVLYATGDGRPQDMREAAYWFREAAIQGVPGAQYNLGVLYEKGTGVQQDDVRALLWYHSAAERNHPRAQYNLGLFYAQGRGIPVNYAEARKWLRRASDQGMTPALFELGQMEERGLGDAPDRSKARALYAQAAALGDQAAAERLVAMPLDNSPPPAASAGSASKGEAVAATSSPLSPEAERETIRAIQHILIRLGYEIGAADGLLGDRTREGIRDYQRRHDLPVNGTPSALLLQHMLQVMSKDPAAGAPPASPTAARSSVR